From the genome of Duffyella gerundensis, one region includes:
- the rsmS gene encoding pleiotropic regulatory protein RsmS, translating to MSLESAPDEVKLAVDLIMLLEESQIEADTVLAALEIVKQDYEKKAARLISQA from the coding sequence ATGTCCCTGGAAAGTGCGCCGGATGAGGTCAAACTGGCCGTTGATCTGATCATGCTACTCGAAGAGAGCCAGATAGAGGCCGATACGGTATTGGCCGCGCTGGAGATCGTTAAGCAGGATTATGAAAAAAAAGCCGCGCGTTTAATCAGCCAAGCGTAG
- a CDS encoding multidrug efflux RND transporter permease subunit AcrB: MAKFFIDRPIFAWVIAIIIMLAGALSILQLPIEQYPNVAPTAVQIRASYPGADAKTLQDSVTQVIEQNMNGIDGLMYMSSNSDSSGTLQLTISFESGTNPDIAQVQVQNKLQLAMPLLPQEVQQQGIQVQKSSSSFLMVAGFVSEDGSMTQNDISDYVASNIKDPISRVTGVGDTQIFGAQYAMRIWMDPDKLNNYQLTPVDVVTAITTQNAQVAAGQLGGTPAAPGQQLNASIIAQTRLTSTDEFGKILLKVNQDGSQVRLRDVAKIELGGENYETIAEYNGKPASGIGIKLATGANALDTAEAVKAELAKLAPNFPAGMKTVYPYDTTPFVKISIHEVVKTLFEAIVLVFLVMYLFLQNFRATLIPTIAVPVVLLGTFAIINAFGYSINTLTMFGLVLAIGLLVDDAIVVVENVERVMAEEGISPKEATKKSMEQIQGALVGIALVLSAVFIPMAFFGGSTGVIYRQFSITIVSAMVLSVIVALILTPALCATMLKPIKKGDHGKTTGFFGWFNRVFDKSTNHYTDSVGHIVRSTGRYLVIYLLIVVGMAFLFLRLPSSFLPEEDQGLLLAQAQLPAGATQQRTQKVLNQVSDYFLTKEKANVKSVFTVSGFGFAGRGQNTGIAFVSLKDWDERSGADNKVPAIAGRAMQALGAIRDGMVIPFNLPAIIELGNATGFDFELIDQANLGHDKLMQARNQLFGMIAQHPDTLVGVRPNGMEDTPQYKLMIDQEKAQALGVSLSDINTTLGAAWGGSYVNDFIDRGRVKKVYVMGNVESRMLPGDINKWFVRASNGEMVPFSSFATAKWQYGSPRLERYNGLPSMEILGQPAPGKSSGDAMKMMEELTSKLPAGIGYDWTGMSYQERLSGNQAPALYAISLIVVFLCLAALYESWSIPFAVMLVVPLGVIGALIFTTLRGLSNDVYFVVGLLTTVGLSAKNAILIVEFAKDLMEKEGKGLIEATLEAVRMRLRPILMTSLAFILGVLPLTISTGAGSGAQNAVGTGVMGGMVTATVLAIFFVPVFFVVVRRRFSKNKDEVEKGHPVEHHQ; this comes from the coding sequence ATGGCTAAGTTTTTTATCGATCGCCCTATCTTCGCGTGGGTCATCGCCATCATCATCATGTTGGCAGGCGCGCTGTCGATTTTGCAATTACCGATTGAGCAATATCCCAATGTTGCGCCAACGGCCGTGCAAATTCGCGCCAGCTATCCGGGTGCGGATGCGAAGACCCTGCAGGATTCGGTTACGCAGGTTATCGAGCAGAACATGAATGGCATTGACGGGCTGATGTATATGTCCTCAAACAGCGATTCATCGGGCACTCTGCAGCTGACTATCTCTTTTGAATCAGGAACTAACCCAGACATTGCTCAGGTTCAGGTGCAGAACAAACTGCAGCTGGCTATGCCGCTTCTGCCTCAGGAAGTGCAACAACAGGGTATTCAGGTTCAGAAATCCTCCAGCAGCTTCCTGATGGTAGCAGGCTTTGTGAGCGAAGATGGCAGCATGACGCAGAATGACATTTCTGACTATGTTGCCTCTAACATCAAAGATCCGATCAGCCGCGTGACCGGCGTAGGCGATACGCAAATCTTTGGTGCGCAGTACGCGATGCGTATCTGGATGGATCCTGACAAGCTCAATAACTATCAGCTCACGCCTGTGGATGTCGTCACTGCAATCACCACGCAGAACGCCCAGGTCGCGGCAGGTCAGTTAGGCGGTACGCCAGCGGCGCCGGGCCAACAGCTCAATGCCTCGATCATTGCACAGACACGTTTAACCTCCACTGATGAGTTCGGCAAAATTTTGCTGAAGGTCAATCAGGATGGTTCGCAGGTGCGCCTGCGCGACGTAGCGAAAATCGAGCTTGGCGGTGAAAACTACGAAACCATAGCCGAATACAACGGTAAGCCTGCCTCCGGCATCGGTATCAAACTGGCTACCGGTGCTAACGCGTTGGATACCGCTGAAGCGGTAAAAGCGGAGCTGGCTAAACTGGCACCAAACTTCCCGGCAGGTATGAAAACAGTTTATCCGTACGACACCACGCCGTTCGTGAAAATCTCTATTCACGAAGTGGTGAAAACGCTGTTTGAAGCGATCGTGCTGGTCTTCCTGGTTATGTACCTGTTCCTGCAAAACTTCCGCGCCACGTTGATCCCAACGATTGCCGTGCCGGTAGTGCTGTTGGGAACGTTTGCCATCATCAACGCCTTTGGCTATTCGATAAACACCTTAACCATGTTCGGGTTGGTGCTCGCCATCGGGCTGTTGGTGGATGATGCGATCGTGGTGGTGGAAAACGTCGAGCGCGTGATGGCCGAAGAAGGTATCTCGCCTAAAGAAGCGACCAAGAAGTCGATGGAACAGATTCAGGGCGCGCTGGTCGGTATTGCGCTGGTGCTCTCTGCGGTCTTTATTCCAATGGCCTTCTTCGGCGGTTCAACCGGTGTCATCTATCGCCAGTTCTCGATCACCATCGTTTCTGCCATGGTGCTGTCGGTCATTGTGGCGTTGATTCTGACGCCAGCGCTGTGTGCCACCATGCTGAAGCCGATCAAAAAAGGCGATCACGGCAAAACCACCGGTTTCTTCGGCTGGTTTAACCGCGTCTTTGATAAGAGCACCAACCATTATACCGACAGCGTGGGCCACATCGTGCGCAGCACCGGTCGTTATCTGGTGATCTATCTGCTGATCGTAGTTGGTATGGCATTCCTGTTCCTGCGTCTGCCCTCTTCGTTCCTGCCGGAAGAGGATCAGGGCTTGCTGCTGGCTCAGGCGCAGCTGCCTGCCGGTGCAACACAGCAACGTACGCAGAAGGTGCTGAATCAGGTATCGGACTACTTCCTGACCAAAGAAAAAGCGAACGTGAAGTCGGTGTTTACCGTGAGTGGCTTCGGTTTTGCCGGTCGTGGACAGAACACAGGTATCGCCTTCGTCAGCCTGAAAGACTGGGATGAACGTAGCGGCGCTGACAACAAAGTGCCAGCCATTGCCGGTCGCGCCATGCAGGCGTTGGGTGCGATTCGCGATGGTATGGTTATTCCGTTTAACCTGCCGGCTATTATCGAACTGGGTAACGCCACCGGCTTCGACTTTGAACTGATCGATCAGGCTAACCTCGGTCATGACAAGTTAATGCAGGCGCGTAATCAGCTGTTCGGCATGATCGCTCAGCACCCCGATACGCTGGTCGGCGTTCGTCCAAACGGTATGGAAGATACGCCGCAGTACAAACTGATGATCGATCAGGAGAAAGCGCAGGCGTTAGGCGTATCACTGTCTGATATCAACACCACGCTGGGTGCAGCCTGGGGTGGCTCCTACGTCAATGACTTTATCGATCGCGGTCGCGTGAAGAAAGTGTATGTCATGGGTAACGTTGAATCGCGCATGCTGCCTGGCGATATTAATAAGTGGTTTGTACGCGCCAGCAACGGCGAGATGGTGCCCTTCTCCTCTTTTGCTACGGCAAAATGGCAGTATGGTTCACCGCGTCTTGAGCGTTATAACGGCCTGCCGTCAATGGAGATTCTGGGTCAGCCTGCACCGGGCAAGAGTTCGGGCGATGCGATGAAAATGATGGAGGAGCTTACGTCTAAGTTGCCAGCCGGTATCGGCTACGACTGGACCGGCATGTCCTATCAGGAACGTCTGTCGGGCAACCAGGCACCAGCGCTGTATGCTATCTCGCTGATTGTCGTCTTCCTCTGTTTGGCTGCACTGTATGAGAGCTGGTCCATTCCGTTTGCGGTTATGTTGGTGGTGCCATTAGGGGTTATCGGTGCGCTGATCTTTACCACGCTGCGTGGATTGAGCAACGACGTTTACTTCGTGGTAGGCCTGCTGACGACGGTGGGACTATCGGCGAAGAACGCCATCCTCATCGTGGAATTTGCCAAGGATCTGATGGA
- the recR gene encoding recombination mediator RecR translates to MQTSPLLEALMESLRCLPGVGPKSAQRMAFQLLQRDRSGGMRLAQALTRAMSEIGHCAHCRTFTEQEICTICANPRRQQNGQICVVESPADIHAIEQTGQFAGRYFVLMGHLSPMDGIGPQDIGLDRLEQRLESETLQEVILATNPTVEGEATANYIAELCGQYGVDASRIAHGVPVGGELEMVDGTTLSHSLAGRHKIKY, encoded by the coding sequence ATGCAAACCAGTCCGCTTCTTGAAGCCCTGATGGAGTCGCTGCGCTGCCTGCCGGGCGTGGGGCCAAAGTCGGCACAGCGCATGGCGTTTCAGCTGCTGCAACGCGATCGCAGCGGCGGCATGCGGCTGGCGCAGGCACTGACCCGCGCCATGTCTGAAATCGGCCACTGCGCGCACTGCCGCACCTTTACCGAGCAGGAAATTTGCACGATTTGCGCCAATCCTCGTCGGCAGCAAAATGGGCAAATCTGCGTGGTGGAAAGTCCGGCGGATATTCACGCCATTGAGCAAACCGGGCAGTTTGCCGGACGCTACTTTGTGCTGATGGGCCATTTGTCGCCGATGGACGGCATTGGTCCACAGGATATCGGCCTCGATCGCCTTGAGCAGCGGCTGGAAAGTGAAACTTTGCAGGAAGTGATCCTTGCCACCAATCCCACGGTGGAAGGCGAGGCCACGGCCAACTATATTGCTGAGCTCTGCGGGCAATATGGCGTGGACGCCAGCCGCATCGCGCACGGTGTGCCGGTAGGCGGTGAGTTGGAAATGGTCGATGGCACTACGCTGTCGCACTCGCTGGCCGGGCGTCACAAGATTAAATATTGA
- the dnaX gene encoding DNA polymerase III subunit gamma/tau produces the protein MSYQVLARKWRPQAFSDVVGQEHVLTALANGLSLGRIHHAWLFSGTRGVGKTTIARLLAKGLNCETGITATPCGQCDNCREIEQGRFVDLIEIDAASRTKVEDTRDLLDNVQYAPARGRFKVYLIDEVHMLSRHSFNALLKTLEEPPEHVKFLLATTDPQKLPVTILSRCLQFHLKALDVDQIRGQLAHVLQHEQVEAEPRALQLLARAADGSMRDALSLTDQAIAMGQGSVTTDSVTAMLGTMDDEQPLALIEALAAADGEAVMALLNQAASRGVEWEALLVEMLRLLHRVAMIQLLPTASGDEDAMNLQRLRELARTLPPVDVQLYYQMLLTGRKELPLAPDRRMGVEMTLLRALAFHPQQTIDEPVNARPAMVAQPAPAMPPQKLQPAAAAQVAEKTTDVTPPPADATPAASSTTSQLLQARTQLLRQQGVSRPKKSEPAAPVARPAISALERLAAVSERGLPRKAPAAESEPAKKEAYRWTSQQKEQEQVAEPVATPKALRMALELEKTPELAARLMLEAQQRDSWAAEIATLTLPKLVQQLALNAWKEQTSNGVCLHLRSSQRHLHSPSAQKVLQEALSQAAGETVELSVVEDDNLAVLTPLEWRQAIYDEKLAQARQSIIADSHIQALCRFFDADLDEESIRPV, from the coding sequence ATGAGCTATCAGGTTCTTGCCCGCAAGTGGCGTCCACAAGCCTTTTCTGATGTCGTTGGTCAGGAGCACGTACTGACAGCGTTGGCCAACGGTTTATCCCTTGGCCGCATCCATCACGCCTGGCTGTTTTCCGGCACGCGCGGCGTGGGGAAAACCACCATCGCACGGCTGTTAGCCAAAGGGTTGAACTGCGAAACCGGCATTACGGCCACGCCGTGCGGCCAGTGCGATAACTGCCGCGAGATTGAGCAGGGCCGCTTTGTCGATCTTATCGAGATCGATGCCGCGTCCCGTACCAAAGTCGAGGACACGCGCGATCTGCTGGATAACGTTCAGTACGCCCCGGCGCGGGGTCGCTTCAAGGTTTACCTTATCGATGAAGTACATATGCTGTCGCGGCACAGCTTCAACGCGTTGCTGAAAACGCTGGAAGAGCCGCCGGAGCACGTGAAATTTCTGCTCGCCACCACCGATCCGCAAAAGCTGCCGGTCACCATCTTATCGCGCTGTTTGCAGTTTCATCTCAAGGCGCTGGATGTCGATCAAATTCGTGGTCAGCTGGCGCATGTCTTGCAGCATGAGCAGGTTGAGGCCGAACCGCGTGCATTACAGCTGCTGGCGCGCGCCGCCGATGGCAGCATGCGCGATGCGCTCAGCCTGACCGATCAGGCCATCGCCATGGGGCAGGGCAGTGTCACCACCGACAGCGTCACCGCGATGCTGGGCACCATGGATGATGAGCAGCCACTGGCGCTGATTGAAGCGCTGGCCGCTGCCGATGGCGAAGCGGTCATGGCCTTGCTTAATCAGGCCGCGAGCCGCGGCGTGGAGTGGGAAGCGCTGCTGGTGGAGATGCTGCGCCTGCTGCACCGTGTTGCCATGATTCAACTGCTGCCCACCGCCTCAGGCGATGAAGACGCGATGAATCTGCAGCGCCTGCGCGAACTGGCGCGCACCTTGCCGCCGGTTGATGTGCAGCTCTATTACCAGATGCTGCTCACCGGGCGTAAAGAGCTGCCGCTGGCGCCGGATCGGCGCATGGGCGTGGAAATGACACTGCTGCGTGCGCTGGCGTTCCATCCTCAGCAAACTATCGATGAACCGGTCAACGCGCGTCCGGCGATGGTGGCACAGCCTGCGCCAGCGATGCCGCCGCAAAAGCTGCAGCCCGCAGCAGCGGCGCAGGTTGCCGAAAAAACGACTGACGTGACGCCGCCGCCCGCAGATGCTACGCCGGCGGCCTCCAGCACCACCAGCCAGCTCCTGCAGGCGCGTACGCAATTGCTGCGCCAGCAGGGAGTATCCCGGCCAAAAAAGAGTGAGCCGGCAGCGCCTGTAGCGCGGCCGGCAATCTCGGCGCTGGAACGCCTGGCTGCGGTCTCTGAGCGCGGCCTGCCGCGTAAAGCGCCCGCTGCCGAAAGCGAGCCGGCAAAAAAAGAGGCCTATCGCTGGACGTCCCAGCAGAAAGAGCAGGAACAGGTTGCCGAGCCGGTTGCCACGCCAAAAGCGCTACGCATGGCGCTGGAGCTGGAAAAAACGCCGGAGCTGGCTGCTCGTCTAATGTTGGAAGCGCAGCAGCGCGACAGCTGGGCAGCCGAGATAGCCACGCTGACACTGCCGAAGCTGGTGCAGCAGCTGGCGCTAAATGCCTGGAAAGAGCAGACCAGCAACGGCGTCTGCTTACATTTACGCTCCAGCCAGCGCCATCTACACTCACCTTCAGCGCAGAAAGTGCTGCAGGAGGCGCTAAGTCAGGCGGCAGGAGAGACGGTTGAACTGTCGGTCGTAGAAGATGATAATTTAGCAGTGTTGACGCCGCTGGAGTGGCGGCAGGCAATTTATGACGAAAAGCTGGCGCAGGCGCGTCAGTCTATAATCGCGGATAGCCATATTCAGGCGCTGTGTCGGTTCTTCGATGCAGATCTGGATGAAGAGAGCATTCGCCCCGTTTGA
- a CDS encoding DUF454 family protein yields the protein MQRIILIIIGWLAIVLGTLGIVLPLLPTTPFMLLAAWCFARSSPRFHHWLLWRSWFGRYIRHWQQHRALPKGAKSRAILFILATFALSLWLVPVLWVRIMLLMMLTILLIFMARMPVIDDGE from the coding sequence ATGCAGCGTATTATTTTAATCATTATTGGTTGGTTAGCGATTGTGCTGGGAACGTTAGGCATTGTGCTGCCGCTGCTGCCGACCACGCCGTTTATGCTGCTCGCCGCCTGGTGTTTTGCCCGATCGTCACCGCGTTTTCATCACTGGCTGCTGTGGCGCTCGTGGTTTGGGCGTTATATTCGTCACTGGCAGCAGCATCGCGCGCTGCCAAAAGGGGCTAAATCGCGGGCGATCCTGTTTATTCTGGCAACCTTTGCCCTGTCGTTATGGCTGGTGCCGGTGCTGTGGGTACGCATTATGCTTTTGATGATGTTGACCATTCTGCTGATTTTCATGGCGCGCATGCCGGTGATCGATGACGGGGAGTAA
- a CDS encoding YbaB/EbfC family nucleoid-associated protein — MFGGKGGLGNLMKQAQQMQDKMAQVQEEIAAMEVTGESGAGLVKVTINGAHNCRRVEVDPSLLEDDKDMLEDLVAAAFNDAARRVAEAQKEKMAGVSSGMQLPPGFKMPF, encoded by the coding sequence ATGTTTGGTGGTAAAGGCGGTTTGGGTAACCTGATGAAACAGGCCCAGCAAATGCAGGACAAAATGGCGCAGGTTCAGGAAGAGATCGCCGCCATGGAAGTAACCGGCGAATCAGGTGCCGGTCTGGTAAAAGTCACCATCAACGGTGCACACAACTGCCGTCGTGTTGAAGTCGACCCCAGCCTGCTGGAAGATGACAAAGATATGCTGGAAGATTTAGTGGCTGCGGCCTTTAACGACGCTGCACGTCGCGTTGCTGAAGCGCAGAAAGAGAAAATGGCGGGCGTGTCGTCCGGTATGCAGCTGCCACCAGGCTTTAAGATGCCGTTCTGA
- the apt gene encoding adenine phosphoribosyltransferase, producing MTATAQQLEFLKQSIKSVPDYPKPGILFRDVTSLLEDPKAFALAIDLLVARFRDSGVTKVVGTEARGFLFGAPVALGLGVGFVPVRKPGKLPRETYSERYELEYGSDQLELHRDAIQHGDNVLVVDDLLATGGTIEATAKLIRRAGGEVTDAAFIINLFDLTGEARLNAMGIQCYSLVNFPGH from the coding sequence ATGACCGCAACTGCTCAGCAGCTTGAATTTCTGAAACAGAGTATTAAAAGCGTCCCGGATTATCCAAAGCCAGGCATTCTTTTTCGTGACGTCACCAGCCTGCTGGAAGATCCCAAAGCCTTTGCCCTGGCTATCGATCTGCTGGTTGCGCGCTTCCGTGATAGCGGCGTCACCAAAGTGGTCGGCACCGAAGCGCGAGGCTTTCTGTTCGGCGCACCCGTTGCTCTGGGATTGGGCGTCGGCTTTGTGCCGGTGCGTAAACCTGGCAAGCTGCCACGTGAAACCTACAGCGAACGCTATGAGCTGGAATATGGCAGCGATCAGCTTGAACTGCACCGTGATGCGATCCAGCACGGCGATAACGTGCTGGTAGTGGATGACTTGCTCGCTACCGGTGGCACCATTGAAGCGACGGCAAAACTGATTCGCCGTGCCGGTGGTGAAGTCACCGATGCCGCCTTCATCATTAACCTGTTTGATCTCACCGGCGAAGCCCGTCTAAATGCCATGGGCATCCAGTGTTATAGCCTGGTAAACTTCCCGGGCCACTAA
- the acrR gene encoding multidrug efflux transporter transcriptional repressor AcrR — MARKTKQQALETRGHIIDAAISCFSEQGVSATSLADVAAAAGVTRGAIYWHFKNKTDLLNEIWMQTDSSLDEVELEYQSKFPGDPLSVLRAMLIHLLEATVHDCRRRALMEIIFHKCEFVGEMAVLQHMQQRLLAECYEKIEEVLRQCIDAGQLPLALNTRRTAIIMRSYVTGLMENWLFSPEKFDLAAEAATLIDGFIDMLRLSPSLRLAD; from the coding sequence ATGGCACGAAAAACCAAACAACAAGCACTTGAAACACGAGGCCATATCATTGATGCAGCGATAAGCTGCTTTTCAGAACAGGGTGTTTCTGCAACCTCACTTGCTGACGTTGCGGCTGCTGCTGGTGTAACGCGCGGCGCCATCTACTGGCATTTTAAAAACAAGACCGATTTACTCAATGAAATCTGGATGCAAACCGATTCCAGTCTTGATGAAGTGGAGCTTGAGTATCAGTCAAAATTCCCTGGCGATCCACTCTCCGTTTTACGCGCCATGCTAATTCATCTGCTTGAGGCGACCGTCCATGACTGTCGCCGACGTGCATTAATGGAGATTATCTTTCATAAATGTGAATTTGTCGGTGAGATGGCTGTTTTGCAGCATATGCAGCAACGGTTGCTGGCAGAGTGTTATGAGAAGATAGAAGAAGTGCTGCGACAATGCATTGACGCCGGACAACTCCCTTTGGCGTTAAATACGCGACGCACCGCCATTATTATGCGCAGCTACGTTACCGGTTTAATGGAGAACTGGTTATTCAGCCCGGAGAAATTTGATCTTGCTGCCGAAGCCGCCACGCTTATCGATGGTTTTATCGATATGCTGCGGCTCAGTCCGTCGCTACGCTTGGCTGATTAA
- a CDS encoding helix-turn-helix transcriptional regulator, with product MAGLSAERCCAGALSAAIIDSSSMTLHGIATLLQNLPVPVNVVWQERQTAIMAVRLQQQPVDLLISERSGVGESDKEGITMLLNLAAQLPALRIGLFSDKLSQVQLCQLHGMTQFSLLSRKASLIAIREQLIAIALGERVISPCIASKLPVNARALRYLWGELTAREKTVLRALIAGESIKAIAEAQQMSIKTVSSHKYNGLRKLYIDSKFERARFISEGIDLDHN from the coding sequence ATGGCGGGCCTAAGCGCAGAGCGCTGCTGTGCTGGCGCGTTATCTGCCGCCATCATCGACAGCTCATCCATGACGCTGCACGGCATTGCCACGCTGCTACAGAACTTGCCCGTGCCGGTTAACGTTGTCTGGCAGGAGCGGCAAACGGCGATCATGGCTGTGCGCCTGCAGCAGCAGCCGGTTGATCTTCTGATCAGCGAGCGAAGCGGCGTGGGAGAAAGCGATAAAGAAGGGATTACTATGCTGCTGAATCTGGCTGCGCAACTGCCCGCGCTGCGGATAGGGTTGTTCAGCGATAAGCTGTCGCAAGTCCAGCTCTGCCAGCTGCACGGTATGACACAGTTCAGCCTGTTGTCGCGTAAAGCCTCGTTGATCGCCATCCGCGAGCAGCTCATCGCTATTGCACTTGGCGAGCGGGTGATCAGCCCCTGTATTGCATCAAAACTGCCGGTTAACGCCCGCGCGTTGCGCTATCTGTGGGGAGAGTTGACCGCGCGAGAGAAAACCGTGCTGCGGGCGCTGATCGCCGGTGAGTCGATAAAGGCCATTGCTGAAGCGCAACAAATGAGTATAAAAACCGTCAGTAGTCATAAGTATAACGGCCTGCGTAAGCTCTATATTGATAGCAAGTTTGAGCGGGCGCGCTTTATTAGCGAAGGCATCGATCTGGATCATAACTGA
- a CDS encoding efflux RND transporter periplasmic adaptor subunit — protein MNKNRGIKPLAAFLMLSGSVALIGCDDNKSQQAPAQQAPEVGVLTLKSEPLKITTELPGRTNAYRIAEVRPQVSGIILKRNFVEGTDIKAGESLYQIDPATYQAAYDSAKGDLAQAQANAQIAATTVKRYKPLLGTKYISQQDYDQAISTQSQTSAAVQVAKASVETARINLAYTKVTSPISGRIGKSAFTEGALVQNGQTDALATVQQLDPIYVDVTQSSDDFMRLRNELESGKLKQNDGKASVTLLLQNGSEYSQTGTLEFSDVSVDQTTGSITLRAVFPNPEHRLLPGMFVRARLEEGINPNALLVPQQAVTRTPTGQATAMVVGADNKVAVRSLKTDQAIGDKWLVTEGLKDGDRVITTGTQRAKPGAQVTPQEVSADAKADAAPQANADNKQP, from the coding sequence ATGAATAAGAACAGAGGAATCAAGCCTCTGGCGGCCTTCCTGATGCTTTCAGGCAGCGTGGCACTGATAGGCTGTGATGATAACAAATCTCAACAGGCACCGGCTCAACAAGCACCCGAAGTTGGCGTGTTAACGTTGAAAAGCGAGCCGTTGAAAATTACCACTGAGCTACCAGGCAGAACCAATGCTTATCGCATTGCGGAAGTACGCCCACAGGTTTCCGGCATTATTTTAAAGCGCAACTTTGTTGAGGGAACGGATATTAAAGCGGGTGAATCGCTTTATCAGATCGATCCGGCGACTTACCAGGCGGCTTACGACAGTGCAAAAGGCGATCTTGCTCAGGCGCAGGCTAATGCACAAATCGCGGCCACCACGGTTAAGCGTTACAAACCGCTGCTCGGCACCAAATATATCAGTCAGCAGGATTACGATCAGGCGATCTCTACTCAGAGCCAAACCTCTGCTGCAGTTCAGGTTGCAAAAGCGAGCGTGGAAACCGCGCGCATTAACCTGGCCTACACCAAAGTAACCTCACCTATCAGCGGCCGCATTGGTAAATCTGCTTTTACCGAAGGTGCGCTGGTGCAAAATGGCCAAACGGATGCGCTGGCAACCGTGCAGCAACTCGACCCTATCTATGTTGACGTCACCCAATCCAGTGACGATTTCATGCGTCTGCGTAACGAACTCGAATCTGGCAAGCTGAAACAGAATGACGGCAAAGCCAGCGTCACCCTTCTGCTGCAAAACGGTAGCGAATATAGTCAGACCGGTACATTAGAATTCTCTGATGTCAGCGTTGATCAAACCACCGGCTCCATCACCCTGCGTGCTGTCTTCCCTAACCCGGAACATCGTCTGCTGCCAGGGATGTTTGTCCGTGCACGTCTGGAAGAAGGCATCAATCCAAATGCGCTGCTGGTGCCGCAACAGGCGGTAACTCGTACGCCAACCGGTCAGGCAACGGCAATGGTCGTGGGTGCGGATAATAAAGTGGCCGTACGTTCGCTGAAAACCGATCAGGCGATTGGCGACAAATGGTTAGTGACTGAAGGTCTGAAAGATGGCGATCGGGTGATTACCACGGGTACCCAGCGAGCGAAGCCAGGCGCGCAGGTCACGCCGCAGGAAGTTTCAGCAGATGCTAAAGCTGATGCTGCTCCGCAAGCCAATGCTGACAACAAGCAGCCTTAA
- the priC gene encoding primosomal replication protein PriC, whose protein sequence is MNRQQLFLEIEKLQQRLTAQAADLKHYKVKRGSFDRQLFTTRSSAPQDYLQEISQHLTQFRDEKDVARAGWLAEKLVNQITALQRQFASQPAVVRAVPAVVPDAIAQHEEFARRLQAMLDQREAQLAQADTLLQQQTLKRELEALEQRLKRCMQALNQLKADLPAR, encoded by the coding sequence ATGAACCGGCAACAGCTGTTCCTTGAAATCGAAAAACTTCAGCAGCGGCTAACGGCGCAGGCCGCCGATCTGAAACATTATAAAGTGAAGCGCGGCAGTTTCGATCGCCAGCTTTTCACTACCCGTAGCAGCGCGCCGCAGGACTACCTGCAGGAAATTTCGCAACACCTGACGCAGTTCAGGGATGAAAAAGATGTGGCGCGAGCAGGCTGGCTGGCGGAGAAACTGGTTAACCAGATCACCGCGCTACAGCGCCAATTCGCCAGCCAGCCTGCAGTGGTGCGCGCCGTGCCCGCGGTGGTGCCGGATGCGATCGCGCAGCATGAGGAGTTTGCCCGGCGTTTGCAGGCGATGCTCGATCAGCGGGAAGCGCAGCTGGCGCAGGCTGACACGCTGCTTCAGCAGCAGACGCTTAAACGTGAGCTGGAAGCGCTGGAGCAGCGTCTCAAGCGTTGTATGCAGGCGCTGAACCAACTTAAAGCGGATTTGCCCGCGCGTTAA